ATGGATTAAGAATACTGCATATATTATAAGCATGACGGAATTGTTGATTTTGGGAAACATCATCCGAAATTGGAGTAAGACAGTTAGCGCTTCACTAAAGCATATTCATTTTATTCCCTATCGATTTTTAATGGCGGCAGACGTTTGGATATTTTTGAATTTAATACTTGCCATCTTACTATCTATTCCGGCGGTGAATCAATATACGCATGGCACACACATCACTGTTGCACATGCCATGGGCACTACTATTGGAATAAATTCAATGCTCTTGTTGGCATCCATATTTTATATTTTGTCATTGGAAGATAGCCGGTTCATTTCCGCCAACTTAGTAAGATTAAAATTAGGACTATGGTTAAGTAATATTTCATTGCTTGTATTTTGGATTGCCTTACTTGCGGCAGGCATTACTAAGGCAGTTCACAGCAGCCCCGGTGAGGTTACAAATTTTCAAGCGCTCATGCATAGTTTATCAGTGGTATTCGAACTATTTACTTTTGCAGGAATCGGTTTATTAATTGGATTTTTTATTTTAGTAATACCTGCCATCAAAAGCTTACTGGCAATAAAATCTGCATCCTAAGAATGCTACCCGCATTTAGAGTGACCGCAGTTTTTACATTTTAAACAGCCCTCTTCATAAATTAAACCTTCGGGATCACCGCATTCTCCGCAAGCATGATCCGCTGCTAGTGTTCCATTGGGAATAAACTTTTTTAATGCGCGTTCAACACCTGCTTTCCAGGTATTTATATTTTCATCCAGCAAATGTAACTCCTCAATTAAGTTAGCAACTTGCGGAAGTGGCATACCGTGACGAAGTACGCCACTTAATAGTTTTGCGTAATTCCAATATTCTTTGTCAAAGGAGCGCGAAAGGCCTTCAATGGTGACGCGATATCCTTCTGCATCCATGTATTGGAAGTCGTAACGCGATTTGCCCTTTCCGTTTTTTTCTTTGATAATCCAACCCTTTTCAACCCAATTTGGAATACTAAAAGCATCTTGTGCTTTGCCGGTAAATATTTCATAAGGCTTATTGTTTAACAAACCAACATAGGCAATCCATTTCTCATCAGCGTTTTGAAAACGGATAACAGAGGCATCAATAACCTTTGGGCGAATGGGGGCATTTGTTTCAACAATGCTGCTGCTTTTTTCTTGACTTTTGGGTTCATTAGCGGCTACTAAAACACCCGTGCGTGAACCGTCGCGATACACCGTTATGCCTTTTAATCCTTGCTCCCAAGCATTCAAATAGATTTTGCCCACTTCATCAATACTGGCTTCCTTTGGTAAATTGATAGTGGAACTGATAGAGTGTGTGGTGTATTTTTGAACAATACTTTGCAGTTCAATTCTACGTTCACTATTGATGTCGTTAGCAGTGGAACCATAGTACGAGCTATTTTCTATATTTTTATCTCCTGTGGTCTTCATCGCAATTTTTAGTTTGGGATGATACACTGTAAATTCTTGCCAAGCATCACCCATTGGGTCTATAAAATCGATGCTTGCATTCTTGTCATGTATATTCACTTTTCTTCGACGCTTGTAGGCCAGCATAAACACCGGTTCAATTCCCGAAGAAGTTTGTGCTAGAAGGCTTAGTGTTCCGGTAGGAGCGACAGTACTGAGCGAAATATTTCTTCTTCCAAATTTCATCATTCGTGCATATACATCGGGAAGCTCAGTCTCTAACATTTTAATAAAATCGGATGTTTTTTCTATTGCGGGATCAAAGGCTTCGAAAGCACCACGTTCTATGGCCATATCAATGCTGCTATCAAATTCGGCGCGGCATTTTTGCTTCATGATTTTATCAATTTCACTCAGGGCGGCTTCTGAATCGAATTTTAAATTAAGCGCTGCCATTGCATCTGCAAGTGCTGTAAATCCAAGTCCTGTGCGACGTCCTTTTTTACCTGATTCATAAAGCAACTTCCATGTGCGTAGCTCCGTTTCTTTAATATAATCCGGCTCTTTGTCACTTTTTATTTTTTCGAGAATGCGCTCAATGGCTTCTAATTCGAGGTCCACCAAATCGTCCATCAAACGTTGCGCTTCATAGGTTTTTTCGTAAAAATTTGAATAATTAAATACTGCATTTTCGGTGAAGGGATGCTCCACAAAATTATAAAGGTTAAGTGCCATTAATCTGCAGCTATCGCCTCCTTGCATTGCAATTTCGGAGCAGGGATTGGTGGAAACATTTTTAAATTCGGGATACACCGAAGAGGTGGAATAATGGTGTTGTCGATCCCAAAAAATTAGTCCGGGTTCAGCAGTATTGTGTGCACAGGTAATTATGCTGTTCCATAAATCGGAGGCTTTAACTGTTTTTTCAAATTCAGGATTTGGGCTGTCAATTGGAAACTGTAGTTTAAAGTTTTCATTTGCAACCACTGCCTTCATAAACTTATCGGATAAGCGAATGGAAATATTCGCACCGGTTACTTTTTTTAAATCTTGTTTTAGGGTGATAAATTTTTCAATATCAGGATGCGCTA
The sequence above is a segment of the Bacteroidota bacterium genome. Coding sequences within it:
- a CDS encoding adenosylcobalamin-dependent ribonucleoside-diphosphate reductase, producing the protein MTLVQSQTLVNTNTQQTFTYEEALAASLNYFDGDELAATTWLNKYAVKNKKGKLTELTPENMHRRMAREFARKEALSKSKLSLNGSFKHLSNYGQKRIMLEEEAIFQLFHQFKYVIPQGSVMSTLGNPFVIASLSNCIVLPEVYDSYGGIFYADQQMAQLFKRRCGVGLDISTIRPEGMFVSNSAGSTTGAVSFMERFSNTTREVAQNGRRGALMITMDIAHPDIEKFITLKQDLKKVTGANISIRLSDKFMKAVVANENFKLQFPIDSPNPEFEKTVKASDLWNSIITCAHNTAEPGLIFWDRQHHYSTSSVYPEFKNVSTNPCSEIAMQGGDSCRLMALNLYNFVEHPFTENAVFNYSNFYEKTYEAQRLMDDLVDLELEAIERILEKIKSDKEPDYIKETELRTWKLLYESGKKGRRTGLGFTALADAMAALNLKFDSEAALSEIDKIMKQKCRAEFDSSIDMAIERGAFEAFDPAIEKTSDFIKMLETELPDVYARMMKFGRRNISLSTVAPTGTLSLLAQTSSGIEPVFMLAYKRRRKVNIHDKNASIDFIDPMGDAWQEFTVYHPKLKIAMKTTGDKNIENSSYYGSTANDINSERRIELQSIVQKYTTHSISSTINLPKEASIDEVGKIYLNAWEQGLKGITVYRDGSRTGVLVAANEPKSQEKSSSIVETNAPIRPKVIDASVIRFQNADEKWIAYVGLLNNKPYEIFTGKAQDAFSIPNWVEKGWIIKEKNGKGKSRYDFQYMDAEGYRVTIEGLSRSFDKEYWNYAKLLSGVLRHGMPLPQVANLIEELHLLDENINTWKAGVERALKKFIPNGTLAADHACGECGDPEGLIYEEGCLKCKNCGHSKCG